From Kiloniellales bacterium, a single genomic window includes:
- a CDS encoding polysaccharide deacetylase family protein, whose amino-acid sequence MTKKPSPGRRPDEVTGTLGTVRPRPAAGRLSRPLGAARLWLAVALLGVLSACVRSPFDQDVIAKNSDFLVLTAGSGDTLGSLAAQYLGDEKKGWVIAELNGIRRVKAGEEVVIPLKPISKAGMFDGGFQKIPILTYHRFTPGKSDCGRLAVSEDAFVAQMAYLRDRGFRVIDFKDLADFMAGNVSLPRRSVILSIDDGYKSVYEIAFPVLKRFDYPATIFVYSDFVGAGAGLTWKEMREMVDTGLIDIQPHSKTHSDLTLRLEGESEKAYRKRLAMELRHPAELIKRKLGLPIHTFSYPYGAENEIVIEAAAEAGYTLAATVTRGGNPTFAHPLVLRRTQIYCGDSLKTFARRLQTFEKISLK is encoded by the coding sequence ATGACGAAGAAACCCAGCCCCGGTCGGCGGCCTGACGAAGTGACGGGAACGCTCGGAACCGTCCGCCCGCGGCCGGCCGCCGGCCGGTTGTCCCGGCCATTGGGTGCCGCGCGGCTGTGGCTCGCTGTCGCACTGCTCGGCGTCCTGTCCGCCTGCGTGCGCAGCCCCTTCGACCAGGACGTGATCGCCAAGAACTCGGATTTCCTGGTCCTGACGGCGGGCAGCGGCGATACCCTCGGATCGCTGGCCGCCCAGTATCTCGGCGATGAAAAAAAGGGCTGGGTTATCGCCGAGCTGAACGGCATTCGGCGCGTCAAGGCGGGCGAGGAAGTGGTGATCCCGCTGAAGCCGATCAGCAAGGCCGGCATGTTCGACGGCGGATTTCAGAAGATACCCATCCTGACCTACCACCGCTTCACCCCGGGCAAGTCCGATTGCGGCAGGCTCGCGGTCTCCGAAGACGCCTTCGTCGCGCAAATGGCCTATCTGCGCGACCGCGGCTTCCGGGTGATCGATTTCAAGGACTTGGCGGATTTCATGGCGGGCAATGTGAGCCTGCCGCGCAGATCGGTGATCCTGTCGATTGACGACGGCTACAAGTCGGTCTACGAGATCGCCTTTCCGGTCCTCAAGCGTTTCGATTACCCGGCGACAATATTCGTCTATTCCGATTTCGTCGGTGCCGGCGCCGGTCTGACCTGGAAAGAGATGAGAGAGATGGTGGATACGGGTCTGATCGATATCCAGCCGCACTCCAAGACCCACAGCGACCTGACCCTGCGCCTCGAGGGCGAGAGCGAGAAGGCCTACCGGAAGCGGCTGGCGATGGAGCTTCGCCATCCGGCCGAATTGATCAAACGCAAGCTGGGCCTGCCGATCCACACCTTCTCCTACCCCTACGGCGCGGAGAACGAGATCGTCATCGAAGCCGCGGCGGAGGCGGGATACACCTTGGCCGCGACGGTAACCCGTGGCGGCAACCCGACTTTCGCACACCCGCTGGTCCTGAGGCGGACACAGATCTACTGCGGGGACAGTCTCAAGACCTTCGCCAGACGGCTGCAGACGTTCGAGAAGATCTCGCTGAAATGA